In a genomic window of Xenopus laevis strain J_2021 chromosome 5S, Xenopus_laevis_v10.1, whole genome shotgun sequence:
- the vit.S gene encoding vitrin isoform X1 — translation MPPWITTAAFTKMKEKLFAVLLVLLLVCTFTSSKKNRKNKQHVPHIDCDIKAGKIVNPEFLAKCPAGCQDGKHRVYGTDIYASFSSICTAAIHSGVIDNNGGKIFIRKVAGQSGYKGSYSNGIRSLSLPRWKESFVIAGKGKKGVTYPSVLEYVEVRAETVHRVIPIPSVTTTSATTSPTTTTTTTPEPTTTSTTPEPTTTTPKPTTTSPITTRITTTTSDAKVRPPLVRTRDTGSTNIHPAYRSIVAAASRQVQAAQGSGQNQVFRTPSTPSTFSSNRNAPRINAGAPRQQPAVSIRKPIGSLQPSSGFAGYSRIQQILAEKNSAPQQSPSLTRRDWQNPSQRVNVHTIQRKPAVPESSNSAPNVGAVWPVETRDTQVHNSRSSVSESERGKSGFSQSNSRNSESDTVLKAVQETSVPKSNEEDLWRHGFSEIAINAREEVITKPPETVALGGTNCKIDLVFLIDGSWSIGKRRFKIQKLFINQMAEALDIGLSGPLMGVVQYGDEPSTEFGLQAHFNVGDLKNGIEKIPQKGGHSNVGKALSYVNKNYFSDASGNRGVAPNVAVVLVDGWPTDKVEEASRLARESGINIFFVTIEGADDNERSSVVEPNFVDKAVCRTNGHFSINVPSWFGLHKVVSPLVNRMCDIDKLVCSKTCLNAADIGFVIDGSSSVGTGNFRTVLQFIANITNEFEISDTDTRIGAVQYTYEQRLEFGFDKYSTKQDVINAIMRIGYWSGGTSTGAAITYASEQLFSKSKANKRKILIVITDGRSYDDVRVPAAAAHRNGVIAYAVGIAWAAHDELESIATDPDKDHSFFVEDFDSLYKFVGKIIQNICTEYNSQPRN, via the exons CATTTACTAAGATGAAGGAAAAGTTGTTTGCAGTCCTACTGG TTTTGCTCTTGGTTTGTACATTTACGTCAtcaaaaaagaacagaaagaacAAACAGC ATGTGCCTCACATTGACTGTGATATCAAAGCAGGGAAGATAGTGAACCCAGAATTCCTTGCAAAGTGCCCAGCTGGATGCCAGGATGGGAAACATCGTGTATATGGCACTGATATTTATGCATCATTCTCCAGCATATGCACAGCTGCTATACACAG TGGTGTAATAGACAATAATGGAGGCAAAATCTTTATTCGGAAGGTTGCTGGCCAGTCTGGATACAAAGGAAGCTACTCAAATGGGATACGATCCCTGTCTCTGCCTCGATGGAaagagtcttttgttattgcaG gtaaaggaaaaaaaggagtgACTTACCCTTCAGTTCTTGAATATGTTGAGGTGAGAGCAG aaacagtacacaGAGTTATTCCAATTCCCTCTGTAACCACAACTTCTGCTACTACTTCTCCTACCACCACAACCACCACAACTCCAGAACCTACAACTACCAGCACCACACCAGAGCCTACAACTACCACTCCAAAGCCAACAACCACCTCTCCCATAACAACCCGCATAACAACTACCACCTCGGATGCAAAAGTGAGACCGCCACTGGTTCGAACAAGGGATACAG GTTCAACTAACATCCATCCTGCATACAGATCCATTGTTGCTGCAGCATCCA GACAAGTGCAAGCAGCTCAAGGATCAGGACAAAATCAAG ttTTCAGAACTCCCTCAACTCCCTCAACTTTCTCAAGCAACCGAAATGCTCCACGCATTAATGCAG GTGCACCACGGCAACAACCTGCAGTCTCCATACGGAAGCCCATTGGAAGCCTTCAGCCATCATCTGGTTTTG CAGGTTACAGTAGAATTCAACAAATTTTAGCAGAAAAGAACAGTGCCCCTCAACAAAGTCCAT catTAACAAGACGTGACTGGCAGAATCCAAGCCAAAGGGTAAATGTCCATACAATCCAGCGCAAGCCAGCAG TACCTGAGAGCAGTAATAGTGCACCTAATGTTGGGGCTGTCTGGCCTGTGGAAACTCGGGACACACAAG tgcACAATTCCAGGTCTAGTGTATCAGAAAGTGAAAGGGGGAAATCAGGATTTTCACAAAGCA attCCAGGAACAGTGAATCAGACACAGTGTTGAAGGCTGTCCAAGAAACATCAGTACCAAAAT ccAATGAAGAAGATTTATGGAGACATGGCTTTTCTGAAATAG CAATCAATGCAAGGGAAGAAGTCATCACAAAGCCACCAGAAACTGTAGCCCTCGGAGGAACAA ACTGCAAAATCGATCTTGTGTTCCTTATTGATGGAAGCTGGAGTATTGGAAAGAGACGTTTCAAGATACAAAAGCTTTTCATTAACCAGATGGCAGAAGCTCTTGATATTGGTCTCTCCGGGCCTCTTATGGGTGTTGTTCAGTATGG aGATGAACCTTCAACAGAATTTGGTCTTCAGGCACATTTCAATGTTGGAGATCTCAAAAATGGCATAGAAAAAATTCCTCAAAAAGGGGGGCATTCCAATGTTG GAAAAGCTCTCTCTTATGTGAATAAGAATTACTTTTCTGATGCCAGTGGAAATAGAGGAGTCGCTCCAAATGTGGCTGTTGTGCTGGTGGATGGATGGCCAACAGATAAAGTTGAAGAAGCTTCCCGTCTTGCTCGCGAGTctggaataaatattttctttgtcaCCATAGAGGGTGCTGATGACAATGAGAGGTCAAGTGTTGTTGAACCAAACTTTGTTGATAAG GCAGTGTGTAGAACCAATGGACATTTTTCCATCAATGTGCCAAGCTGGTTTGGACTCCACAAAGTTGTCAGCCCTCTGGTAAATCGTATGTGTGATATTGACAAACTAGTCTGCAGCAAGACATGTCTCAATGCTGCCGACATTGGTTTTGTTATTGATGGCTCCAGTAGTGTTGGAACTGGCAATTTCCGCACTGTGCTTCAGTTCATCGCCAATATAACCAATGAGTTTGAGATTTCTGATACGGACACAAGGATAGGAGCAGTGCAATACACCTATGAGCAAAGGCTGGAATTTGGATTTGATAAGTATAGTACAAAGCAAGATGTGATTAATGCCATCATGAGAATAGGCTATTGGAGCGGAGGAACAAGCACCGGCGCTGCCATCACCTACGCCTCTGAGCAACTGTTCAGTAAATCAAAAGCAAACAAGAGGAAGATATTAATTGTCATTACAGATGGTCGGTCCTACGATGATGTTCGAGTTCCTGCTGCAGCTGCACATAGgaatg
- the vit.S gene encoding vitrin isoform X2 — MKEKLFAVLLVLLLVCTFTSSKKNRKNKQHVPHIDCDIKAGKIVNPEFLAKCPAGCQDGKHRVYGTDIYASFSSICTAAIHSGVIDNNGGKIFIRKVAGQSGYKGSYSNGIRSLSLPRWKESFVIAGKGKKGVTYPSVLEYVEVRAETVHRVIPIPSVTTTSATTSPTTTTTTTPEPTTTSTTPEPTTTTPKPTTTSPITTRITTTTSDAKVRPPLVRTRDTGSTNIHPAYRSIVAAASRQVQAAQGSGQNQVFRTPSTPSTFSSNRNAPRINAGAPRQQPAVSIRKPIGSLQPSSGFAGYSRIQQILAEKNSAPQQSPSLTRRDWQNPSQRVNVHTIQRKPAVPESSNSAPNVGAVWPVETRDTQVHNSRSSVSESERGKSGFSQSNSRNSESDTVLKAVQETSVPKSNEEDLWRHGFSEIAINAREEVITKPPETVALGGTNCKIDLVFLIDGSWSIGKRRFKIQKLFINQMAEALDIGLSGPLMGVVQYGDEPSTEFGLQAHFNVGDLKNGIEKIPQKGGHSNVGKALSYVNKNYFSDASGNRGVAPNVAVVLVDGWPTDKVEEASRLARESGINIFFVTIEGADDNERSSVVEPNFVDKAVCRTNGHFSINVPSWFGLHKVVSPLVNRMCDIDKLVCSKTCLNAADIGFVIDGSSSVGTGNFRTVLQFIANITNEFEISDTDTRIGAVQYTYEQRLEFGFDKYSTKQDVINAIMRIGYWSGGTSTGAAITYASEQLFSKSKANKRKILIVITDGRSYDDVRVPAAAAHRNGVIAYAVGIAWAAHDELESIATDPDKDHSFFVEDFDSLYKFVGKIIQNICTEYNSQPRN, encoded by the exons ATGAAGGAAAAGTTGTTTGCAGTCCTACTGG TTTTGCTCTTGGTTTGTACATTTACGTCAtcaaaaaagaacagaaagaacAAACAGC ATGTGCCTCACATTGACTGTGATATCAAAGCAGGGAAGATAGTGAACCCAGAATTCCTTGCAAAGTGCCCAGCTGGATGCCAGGATGGGAAACATCGTGTATATGGCACTGATATTTATGCATCATTCTCCAGCATATGCACAGCTGCTATACACAG TGGTGTAATAGACAATAATGGAGGCAAAATCTTTATTCGGAAGGTTGCTGGCCAGTCTGGATACAAAGGAAGCTACTCAAATGGGATACGATCCCTGTCTCTGCCTCGATGGAaagagtcttttgttattgcaG gtaaaggaaaaaaaggagtgACTTACCCTTCAGTTCTTGAATATGTTGAGGTGAGAGCAG aaacagtacacaGAGTTATTCCAATTCCCTCTGTAACCACAACTTCTGCTACTACTTCTCCTACCACCACAACCACCACAACTCCAGAACCTACAACTACCAGCACCACACCAGAGCCTACAACTACCACTCCAAAGCCAACAACCACCTCTCCCATAACAACCCGCATAACAACTACCACCTCGGATGCAAAAGTGAGACCGCCACTGGTTCGAACAAGGGATACAG GTTCAACTAACATCCATCCTGCATACAGATCCATTGTTGCTGCAGCATCCA GACAAGTGCAAGCAGCTCAAGGATCAGGACAAAATCAAG ttTTCAGAACTCCCTCAACTCCCTCAACTTTCTCAAGCAACCGAAATGCTCCACGCATTAATGCAG GTGCACCACGGCAACAACCTGCAGTCTCCATACGGAAGCCCATTGGAAGCCTTCAGCCATCATCTGGTTTTG CAGGTTACAGTAGAATTCAACAAATTTTAGCAGAAAAGAACAGTGCCCCTCAACAAAGTCCAT catTAACAAGACGTGACTGGCAGAATCCAAGCCAAAGGGTAAATGTCCATACAATCCAGCGCAAGCCAGCAG TACCTGAGAGCAGTAATAGTGCACCTAATGTTGGGGCTGTCTGGCCTGTGGAAACTCGGGACACACAAG tgcACAATTCCAGGTCTAGTGTATCAGAAAGTGAAAGGGGGAAATCAGGATTTTCACAAAGCA attCCAGGAACAGTGAATCAGACACAGTGTTGAAGGCTGTCCAAGAAACATCAGTACCAAAAT ccAATGAAGAAGATTTATGGAGACATGGCTTTTCTGAAATAG CAATCAATGCAAGGGAAGAAGTCATCACAAAGCCACCAGAAACTGTAGCCCTCGGAGGAACAA ACTGCAAAATCGATCTTGTGTTCCTTATTGATGGAAGCTGGAGTATTGGAAAGAGACGTTTCAAGATACAAAAGCTTTTCATTAACCAGATGGCAGAAGCTCTTGATATTGGTCTCTCCGGGCCTCTTATGGGTGTTGTTCAGTATGG aGATGAACCTTCAACAGAATTTGGTCTTCAGGCACATTTCAATGTTGGAGATCTCAAAAATGGCATAGAAAAAATTCCTCAAAAAGGGGGGCATTCCAATGTTG GAAAAGCTCTCTCTTATGTGAATAAGAATTACTTTTCTGATGCCAGTGGAAATAGAGGAGTCGCTCCAAATGTGGCTGTTGTGCTGGTGGATGGATGGCCAACAGATAAAGTTGAAGAAGCTTCCCGTCTTGCTCGCGAGTctggaataaatattttctttgtcaCCATAGAGGGTGCTGATGACAATGAGAGGTCAAGTGTTGTTGAACCAAACTTTGTTGATAAG GCAGTGTGTAGAACCAATGGACATTTTTCCATCAATGTGCCAAGCTGGTTTGGACTCCACAAAGTTGTCAGCCCTCTGGTAAATCGTATGTGTGATATTGACAAACTAGTCTGCAGCAAGACATGTCTCAATGCTGCCGACATTGGTTTTGTTATTGATGGCTCCAGTAGTGTTGGAACTGGCAATTTCCGCACTGTGCTTCAGTTCATCGCCAATATAACCAATGAGTTTGAGATTTCTGATACGGACACAAGGATAGGAGCAGTGCAATACACCTATGAGCAAAGGCTGGAATTTGGATTTGATAAGTATAGTACAAAGCAAGATGTGATTAATGCCATCATGAGAATAGGCTATTGGAGCGGAGGAACAAGCACCGGCGCTGCCATCACCTACGCCTCTGAGCAACTGTTCAGTAAATCAAAAGCAAACAAGAGGAAGATATTAATTGTCATTACAGATGGTCGGTCCTACGATGATGTTCGAGTTCCTGCTGCAGCTGCACATAGgaatg
- the vit.S gene encoding vitrin isoform X3 translates to MPPWITTAAFTKMKEKLFAVLLVLLLVCTFTSSKKNRKNKQHVPHIDCDIKAGKIVNPEFLAKCPAGCQDGKHRVYGTDIYASFSSICTAAIHSGVIDNNGGKIFIRKVAGQSGYKGSYSNGIRSLSLPRWKESFVIAGKGKKGVTYPSVLEYVEVRAETVHRVIPIPSVTTTSATTSPTTTTTTTPEPTTTSTTPEPTTTTPKPTTTSPITTRITTTTSDAKVRPPLVRTRDTGSTNIHPAYRSIVAAASRQVQAAQGSGQNQGAPRQQPAVSIRKPIGSLQPSSGFAGYSRIQQILAEKNSAPQQSPSLTRRDWQNPSQRVNVHTIQRKPAVPESSNSAPNVGAVWPVETRDTQVHNSRSSVSESERGKSGFSQSNSRNSESDTVLKAVQETSVPKSNEEDLWRHGFSEIAINAREEVITKPPETVALGGTNCKIDLVFLIDGSWSIGKRRFKIQKLFINQMAEALDIGLSGPLMGVVQYGDEPSTEFGLQAHFNVGDLKNGIEKIPQKGGHSNVGKALSYVNKNYFSDASGNRGVAPNVAVVLVDGWPTDKVEEASRLARESGINIFFVTIEGADDNERSSVVEPNFVDKAVCRTNGHFSINVPSWFGLHKVVSPLVNRMCDIDKLVCSKTCLNAADIGFVIDGSSSVGTGNFRTVLQFIANITNEFEISDTDTRIGAVQYTYEQRLEFGFDKYSTKQDVINAIMRIGYWSGGTSTGAAITYASEQLFSKSKANKRKILIVITDGRSYDDVRVPAAAAHRNGVIAYAVGIAWAAHDELESIATDPDKDHSFFVEDFDSLYKFVGKIIQNICTEYNSQPRN, encoded by the exons CATTTACTAAGATGAAGGAAAAGTTGTTTGCAGTCCTACTGG TTTTGCTCTTGGTTTGTACATTTACGTCAtcaaaaaagaacagaaagaacAAACAGC ATGTGCCTCACATTGACTGTGATATCAAAGCAGGGAAGATAGTGAACCCAGAATTCCTTGCAAAGTGCCCAGCTGGATGCCAGGATGGGAAACATCGTGTATATGGCACTGATATTTATGCATCATTCTCCAGCATATGCACAGCTGCTATACACAG TGGTGTAATAGACAATAATGGAGGCAAAATCTTTATTCGGAAGGTTGCTGGCCAGTCTGGATACAAAGGAAGCTACTCAAATGGGATACGATCCCTGTCTCTGCCTCGATGGAaagagtcttttgttattgcaG gtaaaggaaaaaaaggagtgACTTACCCTTCAGTTCTTGAATATGTTGAGGTGAGAGCAG aaacagtacacaGAGTTATTCCAATTCCCTCTGTAACCACAACTTCTGCTACTACTTCTCCTACCACCACAACCACCACAACTCCAGAACCTACAACTACCAGCACCACACCAGAGCCTACAACTACCACTCCAAAGCCAACAACCACCTCTCCCATAACAACCCGCATAACAACTACCACCTCGGATGCAAAAGTGAGACCGCCACTGGTTCGAACAAGGGATACAG GTTCAACTAACATCCATCCTGCATACAGATCCATTGTTGCTGCAGCATCCA GACAAGTGCAAGCAGCTCAAGGATCAGGACAAAATCAAG GTGCACCACGGCAACAACCTGCAGTCTCCATACGGAAGCCCATTGGAAGCCTTCAGCCATCATCTGGTTTTG CAGGTTACAGTAGAATTCAACAAATTTTAGCAGAAAAGAACAGTGCCCCTCAACAAAGTCCAT catTAACAAGACGTGACTGGCAGAATCCAAGCCAAAGGGTAAATGTCCATACAATCCAGCGCAAGCCAGCAG TACCTGAGAGCAGTAATAGTGCACCTAATGTTGGGGCTGTCTGGCCTGTGGAAACTCGGGACACACAAG tgcACAATTCCAGGTCTAGTGTATCAGAAAGTGAAAGGGGGAAATCAGGATTTTCACAAAGCA attCCAGGAACAGTGAATCAGACACAGTGTTGAAGGCTGTCCAAGAAACATCAGTACCAAAAT ccAATGAAGAAGATTTATGGAGACATGGCTTTTCTGAAATAG CAATCAATGCAAGGGAAGAAGTCATCACAAAGCCACCAGAAACTGTAGCCCTCGGAGGAACAA ACTGCAAAATCGATCTTGTGTTCCTTATTGATGGAAGCTGGAGTATTGGAAAGAGACGTTTCAAGATACAAAAGCTTTTCATTAACCAGATGGCAGAAGCTCTTGATATTGGTCTCTCCGGGCCTCTTATGGGTGTTGTTCAGTATGG aGATGAACCTTCAACAGAATTTGGTCTTCAGGCACATTTCAATGTTGGAGATCTCAAAAATGGCATAGAAAAAATTCCTCAAAAAGGGGGGCATTCCAATGTTG GAAAAGCTCTCTCTTATGTGAATAAGAATTACTTTTCTGATGCCAGTGGAAATAGAGGAGTCGCTCCAAATGTGGCTGTTGTGCTGGTGGATGGATGGCCAACAGATAAAGTTGAAGAAGCTTCCCGTCTTGCTCGCGAGTctggaataaatattttctttgtcaCCATAGAGGGTGCTGATGACAATGAGAGGTCAAGTGTTGTTGAACCAAACTTTGTTGATAAG GCAGTGTGTAGAACCAATGGACATTTTTCCATCAATGTGCCAAGCTGGTTTGGACTCCACAAAGTTGTCAGCCCTCTGGTAAATCGTATGTGTGATATTGACAAACTAGTCTGCAGCAAGACATGTCTCAATGCTGCCGACATTGGTTTTGTTATTGATGGCTCCAGTAGTGTTGGAACTGGCAATTTCCGCACTGTGCTTCAGTTCATCGCCAATATAACCAATGAGTTTGAGATTTCTGATACGGACACAAGGATAGGAGCAGTGCAATACACCTATGAGCAAAGGCTGGAATTTGGATTTGATAAGTATAGTACAAAGCAAGATGTGATTAATGCCATCATGAGAATAGGCTATTGGAGCGGAGGAACAAGCACCGGCGCTGCCATCACCTACGCCTCTGAGCAACTGTTCAGTAAATCAAAAGCAAACAAGAGGAAGATATTAATTGTCATTACAGATGGTCGGTCCTACGATGATGTTCGAGTTCCTGCTGCAGCTGCACATAGgaatg